A single window of Streptomyces xanthii DNA harbors:
- a CDS encoding Gfo/Idh/MocA family protein: MKVGCIGLGDIAQKAYLPVLGAQPGIELHLQTRTPATLDRVADTLRLPPEQRHADLDALLAQGLDAAFVHAPTSVHPEIVTRLLEAGVPTYVDKPLAYELADSERLVRLAEERGVGLAVGFNRRYAPGYTQCADHPRELILMQKNRVGLPEEPRAMILDDFIHVVDTLRFLVPGVVDDITVRARVVDGLLHHVVLQLAGDGFTALGVMNRLSGSAEEILEVSGEDSKRQVLNLAEVIDHKGQPTVRRRGDWVPVARQRGIEQAVLAFLDGVRGGHVVSARDALATHELCERVVMEVSRIGR, encoded by the coding sequence GTGAAGGTCGGCTGCATCGGACTCGGGGACATCGCGCAGAAGGCGTACCTGCCGGTACTCGGCGCCCAGCCCGGGATCGAGCTGCATCTGCAGACCCGGACGCCCGCCACCCTCGACCGCGTCGCGGACACGCTGCGGCTCCCGCCCGAGCAGCGGCACGCGGACCTCGACGCGCTGCTCGCGCAGGGGCTCGACGCCGCGTTCGTGCACGCCCCGACCTCGGTGCACCCCGAGATCGTCACGCGGCTCCTCGAGGCCGGCGTCCCCACGTACGTGGACAAGCCGCTCGCCTACGAACTCGCCGACTCCGAGCGGCTCGTGCGGCTCGCGGAGGAGCGGGGGGTCGGACTCGCCGTCGGCTTCAACCGGCGCTACGCCCCCGGATACACGCAGTGCGCCGACCATCCGCGCGAGCTGATCCTCATGCAGAAGAACCGGGTCGGGCTGCCCGAGGAACCCCGGGCGATGATCCTCGACGACTTCATCCACGTCGTCGACACACTGCGCTTCCTCGTGCCGGGCGTCGTCGACGACATCACGGTACGGGCGCGGGTCGTGGACGGGCTGCTCCACCACGTCGTGCTGCAGCTCGCCGGGGACGGGTTCACCGCGCTCGGGGTCATGAACCGGCTCAGCGGCTCGGCCGAGGAGATCCTCGAGGTGTCCGGCGAGGACAGCAAGCGGCAGGTGCTGAACCTTGCGGAGGTCATCGACCACAAGGGACAGCCGACGGTTCGGCGGCGGGGGGACTGGGTGCCCGTGGCCCGTCAGCGGGGCATCGAGCAGGCCGTGCTGGCGTTCCTCGACGGGGTGCGCGGTGGGCATGTCGTGAGTGCGCGGGACGCGCTGGCCACGCATGAGCTGTGCGAGCGGGTCGTCATGGAGGTCAGCCGCATCGGGCGGTGA
- a CDS encoding uracil-DNA glycosylase, whose amino-acid sequence MTDTAMLPESWRGVLGEELQKPYFKELTEFVEEERAKGPVYPPRDQVFAALDATPYDKVKVLVLGQDPYHGEGQGHGLCFSVRPGVKTPPSLRNIYKEMQAELGTTIPDNGYLMPWAEQGVLLLNAVLTVRAGEANSHKGKGWEKFTDAVIRAVVDRPDPCVFVLWGNYAQKKLPLIDTERHLVVKGAHPSPLSAKKFFGSQPFTQINEAVKAQGHDPIDWQIPDLG is encoded by the coding sequence GTGACCGACACCGCGATGCTGCCCGAGTCCTGGCGCGGCGTCCTCGGCGAGGAGCTGCAGAAGCCCTACTTCAAGGAGCTCACCGAGTTCGTCGAGGAGGAGCGCGCGAAGGGTCCCGTCTACCCGCCGCGCGACCAGGTCTTCGCCGCCCTCGACGCGACGCCGTACGACAAGGTCAAGGTCCTCGTCCTCGGCCAGGACCCGTACCACGGCGAGGGCCAGGGACACGGTCTGTGCTTCTCGGTGCGGCCCGGCGTGAAGACCCCGCCGTCGCTGCGGAACATCTACAAGGAGATGCAGGCCGAGCTCGGCACCACCATCCCGGACAACGGGTACCTGATGCCGTGGGCCGAGCAGGGCGTCCTGTTGCTCAACGCGGTGCTGACCGTCCGGGCCGGCGAGGCCAACTCGCACAAGGGCAAGGGCTGGGAGAAGTTCACCGACGCCGTGATCCGCGCCGTCGTGGACCGCCCGGACCCCTGCGTCTTCGTCCTGTGGGGCAACTACGCGCAGAAGAAGCTCCCCCTCATCGACACCGAGCGGCACCTCGTCGTGAAGGGCGCCCACCCCTCGCCGCTGTCCGCGAAGAAGTTCTTCGGCTCCCAGCCGTTCACGCAGATCAACGAGGCGGTCAAGGCCCAGGGCCACGACCCGATCGACTGGCAGATCCCCGATCTGGGCTGA
- a CDS encoding ABC transporter substrate-binding protein — MESGGSEDAEPIVVGTTSAPSTLDPAASWDGSWELYRNVYQTLVAFPSGAAQPEPDAAECAFEDAANREYRCTLREDMKFSDGDKLDAAAVKYSIDRIRKIGVKGGPVGLLGSLDRVTTKGDREVTFHLKKTDATFPFVLATPAMSIVDPKEYPADKLREDGGITGSGPYTLDSYTEGDKAVLVKNEHYDGFADRKNDAVTIRYFEDSADMVAALKAKKIDATFRGLGASDVVDLQAKHGSEGLQLVEGAGTEISYLVFNPKDPWAGKRAVRRAVAQVIDRGAIAHEVYRDTVEPLYSMVPKGLTGHTTDFFDDFGDPSATKAAGILSDAGITTPVPLTLWYTTDRYGSQTAPEFQEIKRQLEESKLFKVTLKSRPWKTYEAGYREGEYPVFGRGWFPDFPDADNFIAPFVGQENALSTPYLSPEITDRLLPQSRQESDRGAVVRQFERAQQIMAQDARLLPLWQGKQYIAASDEISGGERALDPSTIMMMWELSRKTSW, encoded by the coding sequence ATGGAATCAGGCGGCTCCGAGGATGCGGAGCCCATCGTCGTGGGAACGACGAGCGCGCCCAGCACGCTCGATCCCGCGGCCTCCTGGGACGGCTCCTGGGAGCTGTACCGCAACGTCTACCAGACCCTCGTCGCCTTCCCCTCCGGAGCCGCCCAGCCGGAACCCGACGCCGCCGAGTGCGCCTTCGAGGACGCCGCCAACCGCGAGTACCGGTGCACCCTGCGCGAGGACATGAAGTTCTCCGACGGCGACAAGCTCGACGCCGCCGCCGTGAAGTACTCCATCGACCGGATCCGCAAGATCGGGGTCAAGGGCGGACCCGTCGGACTGCTCGGCAGCCTCGACCGCGTCACCACCAAGGGCGACCGGGAGGTGACCTTCCACCTCAAGAAGACCGACGCCACGTTCCCGTTCGTCCTCGCCACCCCGGCGATGTCGATCGTGGACCCGAAGGAGTACCCGGCCGACAAGCTCCGCGAGGACGGCGGGATCACCGGCTCGGGGCCCTACACGCTCGACTCCTACACCGAGGGCGACAAGGCCGTCCTGGTGAAGAACGAGCACTACGACGGCTTCGCCGACCGCAAGAACGACGCCGTGACGATCCGCTACTTCGAGGACTCGGCCGACATGGTCGCCGCCCTCAAGGCGAAGAAGATCGACGCGACCTTCCGCGGACTCGGCGCGTCCGACGTCGTCGACCTCCAGGCCAAGCACGGCTCCGAGGGCCTGCAACTGGTCGAGGGCGCGGGCACCGAGATCAGCTACCTCGTCTTCAACCCCAAGGATCCGTGGGCCGGCAAGCGCGCCGTGCGCCGGGCCGTCGCCCAGGTGATCGACCGGGGCGCCATCGCGCACGAGGTCTACCGGGACACCGTCGAGCCGCTGTACTCCATGGTCCCCAAGGGCCTCACGGGCCACACCACGGACTTCTTCGACGACTTCGGCGACCCGAGCGCCACGAAGGCCGCCGGGATCCTGTCGGACGCGGGCATCACCACGCCCGTCCCGCTCACCCTCTGGTACACCACGGACCGGTACGGCTCCCAGACCGCGCCCGAGTTCCAGGAGATCAAGCGGCAGCTCGAGGAGTCCAAGCTCTTCAAGGTGACGCTCAAGAGCCGGCCCTGGAAGACCTACGAGGCGGGCTACCGCGAGGGCGAGTACCCGGTGTTCGGCCGCGGCTGGTTCCCCGACTTCCCCGACGCGGACAACTTCATCGCGCCGTTCGTCGGCCAGGAGAACGCCCTGAGCACCCCGTACCTGTCGCCGGAGATCACCGACCGGCTGCTGCCGCAGTCGCGCCAGGAGAGCGACCGCGGGGCCGTGGTGCGGCAGTTCGAGCGGGCGCAGCAGATCATGGCGCAGGACGCGCGGCTGCTGCCGCTGTGGCAGGGCAAGCAGTACATCGCGGCCAGCGACGAGATCTCCGGCGGCGAGCGGGCCCTGGACCCGTCGACGATCATGATGATGTGGGAGCTGTCCCGCAAGACCAGCTGGTGA
- a CDS encoding methyltransferase, producing MPETEPAGDDRGALMSTVFGHMAAQALAAAVRLGVADRLGDHPRDAADVAADLGTDPDATRRLLRALAASGLATESRPGAFALTARGALLRTDRADSMADFVRMFLDPAMIGSWARLDESVRTGGPVFADLFGTDFFGHLAAHPELSRAFNASMRQGGRAAAALLPAVLDLSGARSVTDVGGGDGAVLAAVLSAYPGLRGVLFETPMAAADAGPVLEAAGVTDRCTIVTGDFFASVPAGSDVYLLKGVVHDWDDDRAATLLGHVRAVLPAHGRILVVEVVLPDTVDGTQPPMMYLGDLNMLVNVGGRERTEAEFRALCARAGLAVTRVTRLPEPVGLSVIEAVRAVQAVQA from the coding sequence ATGCCCGAGACCGAGCCCGCCGGTGACGACCGGGGCGCGCTCATGAGCACCGTCTTCGGCCACATGGCCGCCCAGGCCCTTGCCGCCGCCGTACGCCTCGGCGTCGCCGACCGGCTCGGCGACCACCCCCGGGACGCCGCCGACGTCGCCGCGGACCTGGGCACCGACCCCGACGCCACCCGCCGGCTGCTCCGGGCCCTCGCCGCCTCCGGACTGGCCACCGAGTCCCGGCCCGGCGCCTTCGCCCTGACCGCCCGAGGGGCCCTACTGCGCACCGACCGCGCGGACTCCATGGCCGACTTCGTGCGGATGTTCCTGGACCCGGCGATGATCGGCTCCTGGGCCCGGCTCGACGAGAGCGTCCGCACTGGCGGGCCCGTCTTCGCCGACCTGTTCGGCACGGACTTCTTCGGCCACCTCGCCGCGCACCCGGAGCTGTCCCGGGCGTTCAATGCGTCGATGCGTCAGGGCGGCCGTGCCGCCGCCGCGCTGCTGCCCGCGGTGCTCGACCTGTCCGGCGCCCGCTCGGTCACCGACGTGGGCGGCGGCGACGGCGCTGTGCTCGCCGCCGTCCTGTCCGCGTACCCGGGGCTGCGGGGCGTGCTGTTCGAGACGCCGATGGCCGCCGCCGACGCGGGGCCGGTCCTCGAAGCCGCCGGAGTCACCGACCGCTGCACCATCGTGACCGGCGACTTCTTCGCCTCCGTGCCCGCCGGATCGGACGTCTACCTGCTCAAGGGCGTCGTTCACGACTGGGACGACGACCGGGCCGCCACGCTCCTCGGCCACGTCCGCGCCGTGCTGCCGGCCCACGGCCGGATCCTGGTCGTCGAGGTCGTGCTTCCGGACACCGTCGACGGGACACAGCCGCCCATGATGTATCTCGGCGACCTGAACATGCTGGTCAACGTGGGCGGGCGCGAGCGCACCGAGGCGGAGTTCCGGGCGCTGTGCGCGCGGGCGGGACTCGCCGTGACGAGAGTGACGCGGCTGCCGGAACCGGTGGGGCTCTCGGTGATCGAGGCGGTCCGGGCCGTTCAGGCCGTCCAGGCCTGA
- a CDS encoding undecaprenyl-diphosphate phosphatase: MSWFESFILGLVQGLTEFLPISSSAHLRLTAAFAGWHDPGAAFTAITQLGTETAVVIYFRKDIARIISAWFRSLTDKTLRGDHDAQMGWLVIVGSIPIGVLGLAFKDQIEGPFRDLRLTATTLIVLGVVLGIADRLAARDELGGRHRAVRSRKELKDLSVKDGLIYGLCQAMALIPGVSRSGATISGGLFLGYTRESAARYSFLLAIPAVLASGVFELKDATEGGHVSWGPTIFATVIAFGVGYAIIAWLMKFISTKSFMPFVYYRIALGIALFVLVSLGVLSPHAAESAG; this comes from the coding sequence ATGTCTTGGTTCGAATCATTCATTCTCGGACTCGTCCAGGGGCTGACAGAGTTCCTGCCGATCTCGTCGAGCGCCCATCTGCGGCTCACCGCCGCGTTCGCCGGCTGGCACGACCCGGGGGCGGCCTTCACGGCGATCACCCAGCTCGGCACCGAGACCGCGGTGGTGATCTACTTCCGCAAGGACATCGCACGGATCATCTCGGCGTGGTTCAGGTCGCTCACCGACAAGACGCTGCGCGGCGACCACGACGCCCAGATGGGCTGGCTGGTGATCGTCGGCTCCATACCCATCGGCGTGCTGGGCCTCGCGTTCAAGGACCAGATCGAGGGCCCGTTCCGTGATCTGCGTCTGACGGCGACGACGCTGATCGTGCTCGGCGTCGTGCTCGGCATCGCGGACCGGCTCGCGGCGCGTGACGAGCTGGGCGGCCGGCACCGCGCCGTGCGCTCGCGCAAGGAGCTCAAGGACCTGTCGGTCAAGGACGGTCTGATCTACGGCCTGTGCCAGGCGATGGCGCTGATCCCGGGCGTCTCCCGGTCCGGCGCGACCATCAGCGGCGGCCTCTTCCTCGGCTACACGCGCGAGTCGGCGGCCCGCTACTCGTTCCTGCTGGCCATCCCCGCGGTGCTCGCCTCGGGCGTCTTCGAGCTGAAGGACGCGACGGAGGGCGGCCACGTCTCGTGGGGGCCGACGATCTTCGCCACGGTCATCGCGTTCGGCGTCGGTTACGCGATCATCGCCTGGCTGATGAAGTTCATCTCGACGAAGAGCTTCATGCCGTTCGTCTACTACCGGATCGCGCTCGGCATCGCCCTGTTCGTCCTCGTGTCGCTGGGTGTCCTGAGCCCGCACGCGGCCGAGTCGGCGGGCTGA
- a CDS encoding SDR family oxidoreductase, with amino-acid sequence MSTTELPPLSGKVALVTGASRGIGYGVAEALVARGDRVCITGRGEDALKEAVESLGADRVIHVAGKAHDVAHQAVAVERTMEAFGRVDYLVNNAGTNPVFGPIADLDLDVARKVFETNVVSALGFAQQTWKAWQKENGGAIVNIASVAGVSASPFIGAYGISKAAMINLTMQLAHEFAPMVRVNSIAPAVVKTKFAEALYEGREAEVAASYPLGRLGVPEDIGGAAAFLTSSQSDWITGQTLVVDGGIFLNAGVG; translated from the coding sequence ATGAGCACCACCGAACTCCCGCCGCTCTCCGGCAAGGTCGCCCTCGTCACCGGCGCCAGCCGCGGCATCGGCTACGGCGTCGCCGAGGCCCTCGTCGCGCGCGGCGACCGCGTCTGCATCACCGGTCGCGGCGAGGACGCCCTCAAGGAGGCCGTCGAGTCCCTCGGCGCCGACCGCGTCATCCACGTGGCGGGCAAGGCCCACGACGTGGCGCACCAGGCCGTCGCCGTCGAGCGCACGATGGAGGCCTTCGGCCGCGTCGACTACCTGGTGAACAACGCCGGCACCAACCCGGTCTTCGGCCCCATCGCCGACCTCGACCTCGACGTGGCCCGCAAGGTCTTCGAGACCAACGTCGTCTCGGCGCTCGGCTTCGCCCAGCAGACCTGGAAGGCCTGGCAGAAGGAGAACGGCGGCGCGATCGTGAACATCGCGTCGGTCGCCGGCGTCTCCGCCTCGCCCTTCATCGGCGCGTACGGCATCAGCAAGGCCGCCATGATCAACCTGACGATGCAGCTCGCCCACGAGTTCGCCCCGATGGTGCGGGTCAACTCGATCGCCCCGGCGGTCGTGAAGACCAAGTTCGCCGAGGCCCTGTACGAGGGCCGGGAGGCCGAGGTCGCGGCCTCCTACCCGCTGGGCCGGCTCGGCGTGCCCGAGGACATCGGCGGCGCCGCCGCGTTCCTCACCTCGAGCCAGTCCGACTGGATCACGGGTCAGACCCTGGTCGTCGACGGCGGCATCTTCCTCAACGCCGGCGTCGGCTGA
- a CDS encoding TetR/AcrR family transcriptional regulator produces the protein MNRPAPAEPSAARPSRADLIADAALVLLAERGMRGLTHRAVDETAGLPQGSTSNHARTRLALLEVTLRRLAEREAQVLAIDELPSPAGGLPALVDGMALALHRYLTRNPQLLVCRYELALEATRRPELRTFFDETGRQFRGPLTELLRAAGSPDPARHTLSLVAWTEGIMFCCVAGTFHASVPSLAELREGYGELLHGMLGGPDPRRTS, from the coding sequence ATGAACCGCCCCGCCCCCGCCGAACCGTCCGCCGCGCGGCCGTCCCGCGCCGACCTCATCGCCGACGCCGCCCTGGTCCTGCTCGCCGAACGCGGCATGCGGGGTCTGACGCACCGGGCCGTCGACGAGACGGCGGGGCTGCCGCAGGGGTCGACGTCGAACCACGCCCGCACCCGGCTCGCCCTCCTGGAGGTGACGCTGCGCCGGCTGGCGGAGCGCGAGGCCCAGGTCCTGGCGATCGACGAGCTGCCCTCACCGGCGGGCGGCCTGCCCGCCCTCGTGGACGGCATGGCGCTGGCCCTGCACCGCTATCTGACCCGGAATCCGCAACTGCTCGTCTGCCGCTACGAGTTGGCCCTGGAGGCGACACGGCGCCCGGAGCTGCGCACGTTCTTCGACGAGACCGGCCGCCAGTTCCGCGGGCCGCTGACGGAGCTGCTGCGTGCCGCGGGCTCGCCGGATCCCGCGCGGCACACACTCTCCCTCGTCGCGTGGACGGAGGGGATCATGTTCTGCTGCGTCGCGGGCACGTTCCACGCGTCGGTGCCGAGCCTGGCGGAACTGCGCGAGGGCTACGGCGAGTTGCTGCACGGCATGCTCGGCGGGCCGGATCCGCGCCGGACCTCCTGA
- a CDS encoding nuclear transport factor 2 family protein, giving the protein MTQRVELATVLDRLAVDELVTDYAVAVDDGDWAAYRALFAPGGRADYRTAGGVEGSAEEIARWLSETMELFPMRQHLIVNRRVRFGRLDRDVGDEALVQADYINPMRFPGDGTAPDFECGGRYAFDLVRTHAGWRLHRVTVHEKWRRLPERAASAPGGS; this is encoded by the coding sequence ATGACGCAGCGTGTGGAACTCGCGACCGTCCTCGACCGGCTCGCCGTCGACGAGCTGGTGACCGACTACGCGGTGGCCGTGGACGACGGCGACTGGGCGGCGTACCGCGCCCTGTTCGCCCCCGGCGGCCGCGCCGACTACCGCACGGCGGGCGGCGTGGAGGGCAGTGCGGAGGAGATCGCGCGCTGGCTGTCCGAGACGATGGAGCTGTTCCCGATGCGGCAGCATCTGATCGTCAACCGCCGGGTGCGGTTCGGCCGGCTCGACCGCGACGTGGGCGACGAGGCGCTGGTCCAGGCCGACTACATCAACCCGATGCGGTTCCCCGGCGACGGCACGGCCCCGGACTTCGAGTGCGGCGGCCGCTACGCGTTCGACCTGGTCAGGACGCACGCCGGCTGGCGTCTGCACCGGGTCACCGTGCACGAGAAGTGGCGCCGCCTGCCGGAGCGCGCGGCGAGCGCCCCGGGCGGCTCCTGA
- the lnt gene encoding apolipoprotein N-acyltransferase: MVGWRRRLDVSPWWRGGAAAGAGALPALAFPAPSLWWFAYVALVPWMLLARSADTPRRAALDGWLGGLGFMLAVHHWLLPSLHVFTVVIAALLGALWAPWGLLLRRLLHGTPTPGQAAAALVAVPSGWLMVELVRSWEGLGGPWGLLGSSQWQVVPALRLASVGGVWLVSLLVVTVNTAIVVLLVAREARTPAVAGLVATITVTGAAWAWAPRPETDGRTRIAVVQAGTVTGDASAERRFDREEALTRELIGQDVDLVVWGESSVGYDLTERPDLARRIAALSRAVGADVLVNVDARRPASDGSGAQGIYKSSVLIGPDGPTGARYDKMRLVPFGEYVPARGLLGWATSVGRAAGEDRMRGTRQVVMDVRNGNGGGALRVGPLVCFESAFPDMTRKLTQDGAQVLLAQSSTSSFQHSWAPEQHASLAAVRAAETGRPMVHATLTGVSAVYGPDGARAGAWLGTSASAARVFDVPTAQGTTLYVRFGDWPVHGAVAVLVALGAAELLRRSRRPSASPSTRPGVPGAVR; the protein is encoded by the coding sequence ATGGTGGGTTGGCGGCGGCGGCTCGACGTGTCGCCCTGGTGGCGGGGCGGGGCGGCGGCCGGGGCGGGCGCGCTGCCGGCGCTGGCGTTCCCCGCGCCGTCGTTGTGGTGGTTCGCCTACGTCGCGCTCGTGCCGTGGATGCTGCTGGCGCGCTCGGCGGACACACCGCGCCGGGCCGCCCTGGACGGCTGGCTCGGCGGCCTCGGGTTCATGCTCGCCGTGCACCACTGGCTGCTGCCGAGTCTGCACGTGTTCACGGTCGTCATCGCGGCGCTGCTCGGCGCCTTGTGGGCGCCGTGGGGGCTGCTGCTGCGGCGGCTGCTGCACGGGACGCCCACACCGGGGCAGGCGGCGGCCGCGCTCGTCGCCGTGCCCTCGGGCTGGCTGATGGTGGAACTGGTGCGCTCCTGGGAGGGGTTGGGCGGGCCGTGGGGCCTGCTCGGGTCCAGCCAGTGGCAGGTGGTGCCCGCGCTGCGGCTCGCGTCCGTGGGCGGGGTGTGGCTGGTGAGCCTGCTGGTGGTCACGGTGAACACGGCGATCGTGGTGCTGCTCGTGGCCCGTGAGGCGCGTACGCCGGCCGTGGCGGGGCTCGTCGCGACCATCACCGTGACGGGGGCCGCGTGGGCCTGGGCGCCGCGCCCCGAGACGGACGGGCGGACACGGATCGCGGTGGTGCAGGCCGGGACGGTGACCGGGGACGCGAGCGCGGAGCGCCGCTTCGACCGCGAGGAGGCACTGACCCGGGAGCTGATCGGACAGGACGTCGACCTGGTCGTGTGGGGCGAGAGCAGCGTCGGCTACGACCTGACCGAACGCCCCGACCTGGCCCGCCGGATCGCGGCGCTGTCCCGGGCGGTGGGCGCGGACGTGCTGGTCAACGTGGACGCGCGGCGCCCCGCGTCGGACGGCTCAGGGGCCCAGGGCATCTACAAGAGCTCGGTGCTGATCGGGCCCGACGGGCCGACCGGCGCACGCTACGACAAGATGCGGCTCGTCCCGTTCGGCGAGTACGTGCCGGCGCGCGGGCTGCTGGGCTGGGCCACGTCCGTGGGCAGGGCGGCGGGCGAGGACCGCATGCGGGGCACCCGGCAGGTCGTCATGGACGTGCGGAACGGGAACGGTGGCGGCGCCCTGCGGGTCGGGCCCCTGGTCTGCTTCGAGTCCGCGTTCCCCGACATGACGCGGAAGCTGACGCAGGACGGGGCACAGGTGCTGCTCGCCCAGTCGTCGACGTCGTCGTTCCAGCACAGTTGGGCACCGGAGCAGCACGCGTCCCTGGCGGCGGTGCGGGCGGCGGAGACCGGGCGCCCGATGGTGCACGCGACGCTGACCGGGGTGTCGGCGGTGTACGGGCCCGACGGGGCGCGGGCGGGCGCGTGGCTGGGGACGTCGGCGAGCGCGGCCCGCGTCTTCGACGTGCCTACGGCTCAAGGTACGACGCTGTACGTGCGGTTCGGGGACTGGCCGGTGCACGGCGCCGTCGCGGTGCTGGTCGCCCTCGGCGCGGCGGAACTGCTCCGCAGGTCGCGGCGCCCCTCGGCGTCCCCGTCGACCCGCCCCGGAGTCCCCGGCGCCGTCCGCTGA
- a CDS encoding SDR family oxidoreductase, translated as MTRPRTLVTGGSRGIGAATALRLAHDGHDIALSYVSDKDAAERTADAVRDAGARCVVARADTSREADVERLFDLAQAELGALTGLVNNAGVTAPLGPLADTSTDDLRRVVDVNVLGVLLCCRRAARDMGAAGEGAIVNVSSAAATLGSPGDYVHYAASKAAVDTITLGLAKELGPLGVRVNAVAPGIIDTEIHAASGDPGRAAAAAPGIPLRRPGTAEEVAAAIAWLLSPSAAYTTGTVLRVAGGR; from the coding sequence TTGACCCGCCCCCGCACCCTCGTCACCGGCGGCAGCCGCGGCATCGGCGCCGCCACCGCGCTGCGCCTCGCGCACGACGGCCACGACATCGCGCTGTCCTACGTCAGCGACAAGGACGCGGCCGAACGCACCGCGGACGCCGTGCGCGACGCCGGCGCCCGCTGTGTCGTCGCCCGGGCCGACACCTCCCGGGAGGCCGACGTCGAGCGACTCTTCGACCTCGCGCAGGCCGAACTCGGCGCGCTCACCGGCCTGGTGAACAACGCGGGCGTCACCGCCCCGCTCGGCCCGCTCGCCGACACCAGCACCGACGACCTGCGCCGCGTCGTCGACGTGAACGTGCTCGGAGTCCTGCTCTGCTGCCGCCGCGCCGCCCGCGACATGGGCGCCGCCGGCGAAGGCGCCATCGTGAACGTGTCCTCGGCCGCCGCCACCCTCGGCAGCCCCGGCGACTACGTCCACTACGCCGCCTCGAAGGCCGCCGTCGACACCATCACCCTGGGCCTCGCCAAGGAGCTCGGGCCGCTCGGCGTACGGGTCAACGCGGTGGCGCCCGGCATCATCGACACGGAGATCCACGCGGCGAGCGGCGACCCCGGCCGGGCCGCGGCCGCGGCGCCCGGCATCCCGCTGCGCCGGCCCGGCACGGCGGAGGAGGTCGCGGCGGCGATCGCCTGGCTGCTCTCGCCCAGCGCGGCGTACACGACGGGCACGGTGCTCAGGGTGGCCGGCGGGCGCTGA
- a CDS encoding FAD-dependent monooxygenase, whose translation MTSAEDTALVVGGGIGGLTAALALHLSGRRVTVLERAEELKPVGAGIALAPNALRALDVVGLGDEIRDLAAWTGAGGLMTPGGRWLSRSDARRAEERFGGPLVLLHRATLIDKLASRLPHGTVRTGRAARLTDPGDPADPGRPARVTADGEEFAAGLVVGADGVRSAVRGALFPGHPGVTYAGFTTWRVLVPALGRPFVQHESWGPGRLWGTHPFADGTVYAYAAAMTPAGGRAPGGDEKAELLRRFGDWHDPIPAILDAAEPDRVLRHDVHHITEPLPALHRGRVALLGDAAHAMAPTLGQGGNQAIEDAVVLAHHAAPGRAPDLAGYTAARLARTSGIVRRSAAISRFNMMRNRPGIAVRNAAIRAVGALGPALLLRGMDGIADWRPPQAAPYPDGRRERV comes from the coding sequence ATGACATCGGCCGAGGACACCGCCTTGGTGGTCGGCGGCGGGATCGGCGGGCTCACCGCCGCCCTGGCCCTCCATCTGAGCGGCCGGCGCGTGACCGTGCTGGAGCGCGCCGAGGAGCTGAAGCCCGTGGGCGCGGGCATCGCCCTCGCGCCCAACGCCCTGCGCGCGCTGGACGTGGTCGGCCTCGGGGACGAGATCCGCGACCTGGCCGCGTGGACGGGCGCGGGCGGACTCATGACGCCGGGCGGCCGCTGGCTGTCCCGCTCCGACGCGCGGCGCGCGGAAGAACGCTTCGGCGGTCCGCTGGTGCTGCTGCACCGCGCCACCCTCATCGACAAACTCGCCTCCCGCCTTCCGCACGGCACGGTGCGCACCGGCCGCGCCGCCCGCCTCACCGACCCCGGCGATCCGGCCGATCCGGGCCGCCCGGCGCGGGTGACCGCGGACGGGGAGGAGTTCGCGGCCGGCCTCGTCGTCGGCGCCGACGGGGTCCGCTCCGCCGTGCGCGGCGCGCTCTTCCCCGGCCACCCCGGGGTCACGTACGCCGGATTCACCACCTGGCGCGTCCTCGTGCCCGCGCTCGGCCGGCCCTTCGTCCAGCACGAGAGCTGGGGGCCGGGCCGGCTCTGGGGCACGCATCCCTTCGCGGACGGCACCGTCTACGCGTACGCCGCGGCCATGACCCCGGCCGGAGGCCGGGCGCCCGGCGGTGACGAGAAGGCCGAACTGCTGCGCCGGTTCGGCGACTGGCACGATCCGATCCCCGCGATCCTGGACGCGGCCGAACCCGACCGGGTGCTGCGGCACGACGTCCACCACATCACCGAGCCGCTGCCCGCCCTCCACCGCGGCCGGGTCGCCCTCCTCGGCGACGCCGCGCACGCCATGGCGCCCACGCTCGGCCAGGGGGGCAACCAGGCCATCGAGGACGCCGTCGTCCTCGCCCACCACGCGGCCCCCGGCCGCGCCCCGGACCTGGCCGGCTACACGGCGGCCCGCCTCGCCCGCACGAGCGGGATCGTCCGCAGGTCGGCGGCCATCAGCCGGTTCAACATGATGCGCAACCGGCCCGGGATCGCCGTGCGCAACGCGGCGATCCGCGCCGTCGGCGCCCTCGGGCCCGCGCTGCTGCTGCGCGGCATGGACGGCATCGCCGACTGGCGGCCCCCGCAGGCCGCCCCGTACCCGGACGGGCGCCGGGAGCGGGTCTGA